The following are encoded together in the Halorubrum lacusprofundi ATCC 49239 genome:
- a CDS encoding universal stress protein, which yields MTDSRTDGLRFVVAVDGSAESEHALEHAARLADDSGAVTLVHVVNPDVFEEPSSDPVSGIGDVSDRIVATVEDAEKRGERVLESARSLATELGVTVESELLYGSPATEIASFAATDDFDGVFVGHRGKSERVERLLGSVAKDLVEMASCPVTVVR from the coding sequence ATGACCGATTCGAGAACGGACGGCCTCCGGTTCGTCGTCGCCGTCGATGGGTCCGCGGAGAGCGAGCACGCGCTGGAACACGCCGCGCGGCTCGCGGACGACTCGGGCGCGGTGACGCTCGTGCACGTCGTCAACCCGGACGTGTTCGAGGAGCCCAGTAGCGACCCGGTCTCGGGGATCGGGGACGTGAGCGACCGCATCGTCGCCACCGTCGAGGACGCGGAGAAACGTGGCGAGCGAGTACTGGAGAGCGCGCGGTCGCTGGCGACGGAACTGGGAGTTACAGTGGAGTCGGAGTTGCTGTACGGGTCGCCGGCGACGGAGATCGCTTCGTTCGCGGCGACGGACGACTTCGACGGCGTGTTCGTCGGGCATCGCGGGAAGTCCGAGCGCGTCGAACGGTTGCTCGGGAGCGTCGCGAAGGACCTCGTGGAGATGGCGTCGTGTCCGGTGACGGTCGTGCGGTGA
- a CDS encoding DUF7557 family protein — protein MPRTIVLDDDLAERLETHLEESQTIPEFVEELVSMYEADGTFLQEGYSE, from the coding sequence ATGCCCCGAACGATCGTCCTGGACGACGACCTCGCGGAACGCCTCGAAACCCACCTCGAAGAGAGCCAGACGATACCGGAATTCGTCGAGGAACTGGTGTCGATGTACGAGGCCGACGGCACGTTCCTCCAGGAAGGCTACTCCGAGTAA
- a CDS encoding Cdc6/Cdc18 family protein gives MFDEINNVDGTLILILDEVDHIKDDSLLYKLSRAHEDGDIIDTFFGVVGISNDLRYRENLSSKVQSSLCEKVVSFSAYDADELVEVLSQRTQVAFHEDAVGQDVISLCAAYGARNSGDARKALDLLLESGDIARSSDSDTVEIEHVEQAKDRLETDQLLEGVKNYSTHGKLTLLALITLAEDKKTPCRSRSIHKRYVKICEKEVCEPVSNRAVRDYLSELEVLGITSSETFNDGKDGGKYKKHQLRRSVSEIQGALTESLTADL, from the coding sequence ATGTTCGATGAGATCAACAATGTTGACGGTACGCTCATATTGATACTGGATGAAGTCGACCACATCAAGGACGATAGTCTGCTGTATAAGCTATCCCGAGCTCACGAAGATGGAGATATAATAGACACGTTCTTTGGAGTAGTTGGCATCTCGAACGATCTTCGATATCGTGAGAACTTGAGTTCGAAGGTCCAGTCTAGTTTGTGTGAAAAAGTAGTCTCCTTCAGTGCATACGATGCAGATGAGCTGGTTGAGGTCCTATCCCAGCGCACACAAGTAGCGTTTCACGAAGATGCAGTCGGCCAGGATGTAATTTCACTGTGCGCTGCATATGGGGCGCGTAACTCCGGGGACGCTCGGAAAGCACTCGATCTACTTCTTGAGAGCGGTGATATTGCTCGGTCCAGCGACAGTGATACAGTGGAAATAGAACACGTAGAACAAGCGAAAGATCGACTAGAGACAGATCAACTTCTAGAGGGCGTCAAGAATTATTCGACTCACGGCAAGCTGACCCTTTTGGCGCTGATCACTCTGGCAGAAGACAAAAAAACGCCTTGTAGGTCGCGTTCGATCCACAAGCGGTATGTGAAAATCTGTGAGAAAGAAGTCTGTGAACCAGTCTCCAATCGTGCTGTTCGAGACTACCTTAGTGAACTAGAGGTTCTGGGGATCACGTCTTCAGAGACATTCAATGATGGCAAAGATGGTGGCAAGTACAAGAAACATCAATTAAGAAGGAGTGTTTCGGAGATCCAAGGCGCGTTGACGGAATCGCTGACTGCAGATTTGTAG
- a CDS encoding DUF7437 domain-containing protein, whose product MTDTDEIKGTATFQAVLDADRDDIQVFRREHGDDKLAEALEVTIDFLNAEMTRRMAETELRVSNYAGITITNEIEEVVREMHGGDPWLDRQLRDDVFE is encoded by the coding sequence ATGACTGACACAGACGAGATCAAGGGCACCGCAACCTTCCAAGCAGTTCTCGACGCCGATCGAGACGACATCCAAGTATTCCGCCGAGAACACGGCGACGACAAGCTCGCGGAAGCTCTCGAAGTGACAATTGATTTTTTGAACGCGGAGATGACGAGGAGAATGGCCGAGACAGAACTCAGAGTAAGCAATTACGCGGGAATCACGATAACAAACGAGATCGAAGAGGTCGTCCGAGAAATGCACGGAGGGGATCCGTGGCTCGATCGGCAGCTCAGGGATGATGTCTTCGAGTGA
- a CDS encoding HalOD1 output domain-containing protein, which yields MNEGAVEDVRAVERSGKHIVEFDPVNGGSVTTQLASALATASGREVTELPPIGEWVDCDAIEQLFDSHDSETELSVSFEFEEYQVFLSSIGRIVVTSGSNEFGV from the coding sequence ATGAATGAGGGCGCGGTCGAGGACGTCCGAGCCGTCGAGCGTTCGGGTAAGCACATCGTCGAGTTCGATCCGGTGAACGGGGGAAGCGTCACCACGCAACTCGCGTCCGCGCTCGCGACCGCGAGCGGCCGGGAGGTGACGGAACTCCCGCCGATCGGTGAGTGGGTCGACTGCGACGCCATCGAGCAACTGTTCGACTCGCACGATTCGGAGACCGAGCTCTCGGTCTCCTTCGAGTTCGAGGAGTACCAGGTGTTCCTCTCCTCCATCGGTCGGATCGTCGTGACGTCCGGTTCGAACGAGTTCGGGGTCTGA
- a CDS encoding ISH3-like element ISHla1 family transposase: MSKTKQADGEIHEDQLLNFLVNRLDEEVSLSLANNAEITAEDIYEVLVGACADGTSVSTLCASSQNSPAGNTVLYHLRTKFEPERLERVANTLLRKDLDELLPEQVEVCADLHLRPYYGDEDDTDGLYHSVAKRGTTAFHAYATLYARVKNKRYTLAVRRLKDGDTASSVLAEFFGVLDGLDAGVKAVYLDRGFYDSKCLTLLQAHNYAYVIPIIRWGEAIQQELSEGWSRVIQHDLTGKLDGHSWTVDFPVYIDCTYLNGKYDENGVARHGYAADAPFIDSPRDARYHYSKRFGIESSYRLFEQAIATTTTRDPTVRLLYVVVSLLLQNVWRYLHYEYVATPRRGGRRLWWWPYKEFVNMIRRAAWTALAVRRAVPANRPPDDRFHR; encoded by the coding sequence GTGTCTAAAACCAAACAAGCAGACGGTGAGATCCACGAGGACCAGCTTCTTAACTTTCTCGTCAACCGCCTTGACGAGGAAGTTTCGCTCTCGTTAGCCAATAACGCTGAAATCACTGCTGAAGACATCTATGAGGTCCTCGTCGGCGCTTGCGCCGACGGGACCTCTGTCTCTACGCTCTGTGCGTCGAGCCAGAACTCACCCGCTGGGAACACGGTCCTCTACCATCTTCGGACGAAGTTCGAGCCGGAACGGCTCGAACGAGTCGCTAACACGCTCCTGCGAAAGGATCTCGATGAATTGCTCCCCGAACAGGTGGAGGTCTGCGCAGACCTCCACCTGCGGCCCTACTACGGTGACGAAGACGACACAGACGGCCTCTATCACTCGGTAGCGAAGCGTGGAACCACTGCGTTCCACGCCTATGCCACACTCTACGCGCGTGTGAAGAACAAACGCTACACGCTGGCGGTACGCCGTCTCAAAGACGGCGATACCGCAAGTAGTGTCCTCGCTGAGTTCTTCGGTGTCCTCGACGGCCTTGACGCCGGGGTCAAGGCCGTCTACCTTGATCGCGGATTCTACGACAGTAAGTGTCTCACGCTGCTTCAGGCGCACAATTACGCGTACGTGATCCCGATCATCCGGTGGGGTGAGGCGATTCAGCAAGAGCTCTCGGAAGGATGGAGTCGCGTCATTCAGCATGATCTGACGGGGAAACTCGACGGTCACAGCTGGACCGTCGATTTTCCCGTCTACATCGACTGTACGTACCTAAATGGGAAGTATGACGAGAACGGTGTGGCGCGTCACGGCTACGCCGCTGACGCGCCGTTCATCGACTCACCACGGGACGCTCGATACCACTACTCGAAACGCTTCGGTATCGAGTCAAGCTATCGCTTGTTTGAGCAAGCGATAGCGACAACGACAACACGAGATCCAACGGTACGGCTGCTGTACGTGGTGGTGAGTCTCCTCTTACAGAACGTCTGGCGGTACCTTCACTACGAGTATGTGGCGACGCCCCGCCGAGGCGGGCGTCGCCTCTGGTGGTGGCCGTACAAGGAGTTCGTCAATATGATTCGACGAGCTGCGTGGACGGCCCTCGCGGTGCGTCGGGCCGTCCCCGCGAATCGGCCACCTGACGACCGATTCCACCGCTAA
- a CDS encoding helix-turn-helix domain-containing protein, whose protein sequence is MSDEWNAIGFVISSNYRVTVLRRLNEGPATPSQIAGDEDIAITHVSRALRELGERDLVELLVPENRRKGRVYGITEKGERIWEEMQSQNLAE, encoded by the coding sequence ATGAGCGACGAGTGGAACGCGATCGGGTTCGTCATCAGTTCAAACTATCGCGTGACCGTTCTCAGGCGGCTCAACGAAGGGCCGGCGACGCCGTCGCAGATCGCGGGCGACGAGGACATCGCCATCACCCACGTCTCGCGCGCGCTCCGGGAGCTCGGGGAGCGAGACCTCGTCGAGCTACTGGTCCCAGAGAACCGCCGGAAGGGGCGCGTCTACGGTATCACCGAGAAGGGCGAACGGATCTGGGAGGAGATGCAGTCCCAGAACCTCGCCGAGTAA
- a CDS encoding NAD-dependent epimerase/dehydratase family protein, which translates to MDPTLARGADPGPLLDSQVLVTGGAGFIGSHLVDALAPVADVHVLDDCSTGRQTAVHGDATLTVGDITDHETLADAVAGTDYVFHLAAISSVPGAMADPPRALDVNVSATADLLDLATDAGARVVFASSAAVYGDPSSVPIGETDAKDPREPYGVSKLAGDHLVRGYADWKDLDTVALRLFNVYGPGQTGGVVPSFLEQVQRGEPLVVHGDGTQTRDFVHVDDVVRAMVAAARTDATGESFNVGTGDVTSIHELATVVRDAAPVTVDVVHDDPRPADVPESQADTTKARRDLEFEARTTVEDGVHALVERAIGPA; encoded by the coding sequence ATGGACCCCACGCTGGCACGCGGCGCCGACCCCGGACCGCTCCTGGACAGCCAAGTACTCGTCACCGGCGGTGCTGGCTTCATTGGCAGTCACCTGGTCGACGCGCTCGCGCCCGTGGCCGACGTCCACGTACTCGACGACTGTTCGACAGGACGCCAGACCGCCGTCCACGGCGACGCCACCCTCACGGTAGGCGACATTACCGACCACGAAACCCTCGCCGACGCCGTCGCCGGAACCGACTACGTCTTCCACCTCGCCGCGATCTCGAGCGTCCCGGGCGCCATGGCTGACCCACCGCGCGCGCTCGACGTCAACGTCAGTGCGACCGCCGACCTCCTCGACCTCGCAACGGACGCCGGCGCGCGCGTCGTCTTCGCGTCCAGCGCGGCCGTGTACGGCGACCCCTCGTCCGTCCCCATCGGCGAGACGGACGCGAAAGACCCGCGGGAACCATACGGCGTCTCCAAACTCGCTGGCGACCACCTCGTTCGCGGCTACGCGGACTGGAAGGACCTCGACACCGTCGCACTCAGACTGTTCAACGTCTACGGTCCCGGACAGACGGGCGGCGTCGTTCCATCGTTCCTCGAGCAAGTCCAGCGCGGCGAACCCCTCGTCGTCCACGGCGACGGGACGCAGACCCGGGATTTCGTTCACGTCGACGACGTCGTCCGCGCGATGGTCGCCGCCGCGCGCACCGACGCCACCGGCGAGTCGTTCAACGTCGGAACCGGGGACGTGACGAGCATCCACGAGCTCGCGACCGTCGTCCGCGACGCCGCACCAGTAACCGTCGACGTCGTCCACGACGACCCACGCCCAGCGGACGTACCCGAGAGCCAGGCGGACACGACCAAGGCACGACGCGACCTCGAGTTCGAAGCCCGGACGACGGTAGAAGACGGCGTCCACGCGCTCGTCGAGCGCGCGATCGGGCCAGCGTGA
- a CDS encoding DUF7563 family protein, with the protein MDELRSNGTTQHCACENCGRHVSSSYVRVFGDNTGTLHRCSTCATVSDVMDGSGSGLDT; encoded by the coding sequence ATGGACGAACTTCGGTCCAACGGAACGACCCAGCACTGTGCGTGTGAGAACTGTGGGCGTCACGTCTCCTCGAGTTACGTGCGCGTCTTCGGCGACAACACCGGGACGCTACATCGATGCTCGACGTGCGCGACGGTGAGCGACGTGATGGATGGCTCCGGAAGCGGTCTCGATACCTGA
- a CDS encoding PAS domain S-box protein, with protein sequence MGDLTAALRETLDTFAPDGTPLTTSEVAEALDLGRRSTYDRLDRLVDADELRTKKVGASARVWWRNDTGDAALPDAKIADASTNGASTDAGAGAVENPPLVDVLESSPTGVAAFADDGTCATANEQFRTLFGLDGDVSLEALEAVPLTDHDGDVIGAADRPVRRVRRTNRPVVDEHVRVDTDDGHRWVSMTVQESDDGVVVTASDVTGVVERSRRLRRERDAVAAELSEFASHAVDSRLKLDEDGTVLSVDDRAAALLEPDVVELVGASTSEAFDALRGASAIVDAALESESKQTGDCRHGDRDAWFEVEAVPTTSGASVLLREVTEQVEHERELQRYVGVVDALGEPVYELDSEGRFAFVNDAITELSGYSREELLGEHVSLVIPDDAVDRIEPQISELLTEDAPDRVRSEYHVTTKRGHAVPVENRLTVLTDEAGNVRGNAGFVSDITERKERERELERYERIVETVEDGIYVLDQEDRFVVVNDAFASMAGVDGEDIIGQKASIVFDETFAERVNDRNAALSADTLESAKFEETFAPVDGDPLVVETRFTTFASKDGNTGRVGVVRDVGERVERERRIERQRARLEALNEVNAVVRDVATGAIDGSTREEIETMVCKRLAASNAYEFAWIGEMTGVDGSLAVRTAAGLDDPDRASLSGMLEGVRGRGAVSRAVRDRTAQTVQDASLLPTSDPWRALAARFGFRSAMAIPITHDGRMFGVLNVHTDRESAFADEERRLVEHIGEVVGHAIAAVERKRALASEAVLELDYRVPRAFSSLDVSESLSGTLTFDETVSTKGDEVLVYGTASPTAMESLASLVDEVPYWESVSVVDTDEAGNSKFELHAKEPPVFSMVTARGGYVDEVVTVDGNSRFVLHVPPGQDVRAITEGVSAAYPSAELVAQRQISPSQPSMARLQDRIAEDLTDRQRAALYAAYHSGFFEWPRAATGEDVAESLGVAPPTFNQHIRKAERKVFEALLGEGGEESSGWTDTE encoded by the coding sequence ATGGGGGACTTGACGGCTGCACTCCGCGAGACGCTCGACACGTTCGCGCCCGACGGGACGCCGCTGACGACGAGCGAGGTGGCTGAGGCACTCGACCTCGGTCGACGGAGCACGTACGACAGACTGGACCGACTCGTGGACGCCGATGAACTACGCACGAAGAAGGTCGGCGCGAGCGCGCGCGTCTGGTGGCGGAACGACACAGGTGACGCCGCTCTACCTGACGCTAAAATCGCTGACGCCTCGACGAACGGAGCCAGTACCGATGCGGGAGCGGGTGCGGTCGAGAATCCCCCGCTCGTGGACGTGCTCGAGTCCTCGCCGACCGGCGTGGCGGCGTTCGCGGACGACGGCACGTGCGCGACCGCCAACGAGCAGTTCCGGACGCTGTTCGGGCTCGACGGCGACGTCTCGCTCGAGGCTCTCGAAGCGGTGCCGTTGACCGACCACGACGGTGACGTGATCGGCGCCGCCGACCGACCGGTTCGTCGAGTTCGTAGGACGAACCGTCCGGTCGTCGACGAGCACGTACGCGTCGACACCGACGACGGGCATCGATGGGTGTCGATGACTGTACAGGAGTCCGACGACGGAGTCGTCGTCACGGCGTCGGACGTGACGGGCGTCGTCGAACGGTCGCGTCGACTGCGACGGGAGCGTGACGCTGTCGCGGCCGAGCTATCGGAGTTCGCGTCCCACGCGGTCGACAGCCGACTGAAGCTGGACGAAGACGGGACGGTGCTGTCCGTCGACGACCGTGCCGCGGCACTCCTCGAACCGGACGTGGTAGAACTCGTCGGTGCGTCGACGAGCGAGGCGTTCGATGCACTCAGGGGCGCAAGCGCGATCGTCGACGCGGCGCTCGAGTCGGAGTCGAAGCAGACGGGCGACTGTCGGCACGGCGACCGCGACGCGTGGTTCGAGGTCGAGGCCGTCCCGACGACCTCGGGCGCGTCCGTGTTGCTCCGGGAGGTCACCGAACAGGTGGAGCACGAACGCGAACTCCAGCGGTACGTCGGCGTGGTCGACGCACTCGGCGAACCGGTGTACGAGCTCGATAGCGAAGGCCGGTTCGCGTTCGTCAACGACGCCATCACGGAGCTCTCGGGGTACTCGCGCGAGGAACTGCTCGGCGAGCACGTGTCGCTCGTGATACCGGACGATGCCGTGGACCGCATCGAGCCGCAGATCAGCGAACTCTTGACGGAGGACGCCCCGGACCGAGTGCGCTCGGAGTACCACGTGACCACGAAGCGCGGGCACGCAGTGCCCGTCGAGAACCGGTTGACGGTGCTCACGGACGAAGCGGGGAACGTCCGCGGGAACGCCGGCTTCGTCAGCGACATCACTGAACGCAAGGAACGAGAGCGGGAACTGGAGCGCTACGAGCGCATCGTCGAGACGGTCGAGGACGGCATCTACGTGCTCGACCAGGAGGACCGTTTCGTCGTCGTGAACGACGCGTTCGCGTCGATGGCTGGCGTCGACGGCGAGGATATCATCGGCCAGAAGGCGTCCATCGTCTTCGACGAGACGTTCGCGGAGCGAGTGAACGACAGGAATGCGGCGCTGTCAGCGGACACGCTCGAGAGCGCGAAGTTCGAAGAGACGTTCGCGCCGGTCGACGGCGACCCGCTCGTGGTGGAGACGCGGTTCACGACGTTCGCGTCCAAGGACGGGAACACCGGACGCGTCGGTGTGGTGCGGGACGTCGGGGAGCGCGTCGAGCGGGAACGACGCATCGAACGCCAGCGGGCGCGTCTCGAGGCGCTCAACGAGGTGAACGCGGTGGTTCGCGACGTCGCGACGGGAGCCATCGACGGGTCAACTCGCGAGGAGATCGAGACGATGGTCTGCAAGCGTCTCGCCGCGTCGAACGCCTACGAGTTCGCGTGGATCGGGGAGATGACTGGCGTCGACGGGTCGCTCGCCGTCCGAACCGCGGCGGGTCTCGACGACCCGGACCGCGCTTCGCTGTCGGGGATGCTCGAGGGAGTCCGTGGTCGCGGTGCGGTATCTCGTGCGGTCCGCGACCGGACGGCACAGACGGTCCAGGACGCGTCGTTGTTGCCGACGTCGGACCCATGGCGGGCGCTCGCCGCCAGGTTCGGGTTCCGGTCGGCGATGGCGATCCCGATAACGCACGACGGCCGGATGTTCGGCGTCCTGAACGTGCATACCGACCGGGAGTCCGCGTTCGCTGACGAGGAACGACGCCTCGTGGAGCACATCGGTGAGGTCGTCGGGCACGCGATCGCGGCCGTGGAGCGCAAGCGTGCGCTCGCGAGCGAAGCCGTCCTGGAACTGGACTATCGGGTGCCGAGGGCGTTCTCGTCGCTCGACGTCTCCGAGTCGCTGTCGGGCACGCTCACGTTCGACGAGACGGTGTCGACGAAGGGCGATGAGGTGCTCGTGTACGGAACGGCGTCGCCGACGGCGATGGAGTCGCTGGCGTCCCTCGTCGACGAGGTACCGTACTGGGAGTCGGTGTCGGTCGTCGACACCGACGAGGCCGGTAACTCGAAGTTCGAGTTGCACGCGAAGGAACCACCCGTGTTCTCGATGGTGACGGCACGCGGCGGGTACGTGGACGAGGTCGTGACCGTGGACGGCAACTCCAGGTTCGTGTTGCACGTGCCGCCCGGACAGGACGTCCGTGCGATCACTGAGGGGGTGTCGGCGGCGTATCCGTCGGCGGAACTCGTCGCTCAGCGGCAGATATCTCCATCGCAGCCGTCGATGGCGAGACTCCAGGACCGTATCGCGGAGGATCTCACGGACCGTCAGCGTGCCGCTCTGTATGCGGCGTACCACTCGGGGTTCTTCGAGTGGCCGCGAGCGGCGACCGGCGAGGACGTCGCAGAGTCGCTCGGGGTGGCACCGCCAACGTTCAACCAACACATCAGGAAGGCGGAGCGGAAGGTGTTCGAGGCGCTACTGGGGGAGGGGGGCGAGGAGTCCTCGGGTTGGACTGACACCGAGTAG
- a CDS encoding DUF7344 domain-containing protein: MNGKTSKSIAESALEDGSSSGITDDQLYRVFADPVRRTALAVLDDTSTPTSLETLAYGIESDPEADVACVDACSVALHHRHLPILDEAGLVDYDPPTNTIRSCHGSVQALVD, from the coding sequence ATGAACGGTAAAACGTCGAAATCGATCGCCGAATCGGCACTCGAAGACGGCTCGTCGTCCGGTATCACCGACGACCAGCTCTATCGAGTGTTCGCCGATCCGGTACGGCGAACGGCGCTGGCCGTGCTCGATGACACATCGACGCCCACCTCGCTCGAAACGCTCGCCTACGGTATCGAGTCCGATCCGGAGGCGGACGTCGCCTGCGTGGACGCGTGCTCCGTTGCGCTCCACCACCGACACCTCCCGATACTCGACGAGGCCGGCCTCGTGGACTACGACCCGCCGACGAACACGATCCGGTCCTGTCATGGGTCCGTCCAGGCCCTCGTCGACTGA
- a CDS encoding DUF7344 domain-containing protein, which produces MTETPDTRVDSDRRELSTSTDGPAGPDPSRIENPVASQHENAPLSLEDVFGILRNERRQHVLSYLLITDDEPVQLGHLAEHIAAIENDKPIKALDSQERKRVYVAL; this is translated from the coding sequence ATGACAGAGACACCTGATACGAGAGTGGATTCAGACCGACGTGAACTATCGACGTCGACGGATGGACCGGCCGGACCGGACCCGAGTCGCATCGAGAATCCAGTCGCCAGTCAGCACGAGAACGCACCACTCTCCCTCGAGGACGTGTTCGGGATACTCAGGAACGAACGCCGCCAGCACGTCCTCTCCTACCTCCTGATCACCGACGACGAACCGGTGCAACTCGGCCATCTCGCCGAACACATCGCGGCCATCGAGAACGACAAACCGATCAAGGCGCTCGACTCGCAAGAACGCAAGCGCGTCTACGTCGCCCTCTAA
- a CDS encoding recombinase family protein, with protein MTDVVRVIRQSQGTEDSISLQQQREKTRALAENLDADLIDTVDLNNHSGFSLFRKDPGDERLDSHPEVQKMIEGLRAGQWDYLIAHDDTRIARDEFYSVIQYAALQGDCEFQFVSDVPDDRLTFRIQRIVETETKAKEIQKSKAAVEHRREQGYHHGSPPFGLRFDANGEYLVKDMDEWPTVERVFTLREEGLSYRDISDKVKVISKSGVGKIVRKNREMYLKRMDSDHPAVSTAE; from the coding sequence ATGACTGACGTGGTGCGCGTCATCAGGCAAAGTCAAGGCACCGAGGACAGTATCTCACTCCAGCAGCAGCGGGAAAAAACACGGGCGCTGGCTGAGAATCTCGACGCGGACTTGATCGACACAGTAGATCTGAATAATCACTCGGGCTTTAGCCTGTTTAGAAAAGACCCAGGAGATGAGCGTCTGGATTCTCACCCTGAGGTGCAGAAGATGATTGAAGGGTTGCGCGCCGGGCAATGGGATTACCTGATCGCACACGACGATACCAGAATCGCACGAGATGAATTCTATTCCGTGATTCAGTACGCCGCGCTCCAAGGTGACTGCGAATTCCAATTCGTCTCTGATGTCCCGGATGATCGACTCACGTTCAGAATTCAGAGGATCGTAGAAACGGAAACGAAAGCTAAGGAAATCCAGAAATCAAAGGCAGCGGTAGAGCATCGACGGGAGCAGGGGTATCATCACGGATCCCCACCGTTCGGACTCAGATTCGACGCTAACGGTGAGTATCTGGTCAAGGACATGGACGAGTGGCCGACCGTTGAGCGTGTATTCACCCTACGGGAAGAGGGGCTGTCGTACCGAGACATCTCGGATAAAGTCAAGGTAATCTCAAAAAGTGGAGTAGGAAAAATCGTGCGCAAGAACCGGGAGATGTATTTGAAACGGATGGACTCAGATCACCCCGCTGTTTCTACTGCAGAATAG
- a CDS encoding DUF7344 domain-containing protein, which produces MSETEGGELTQDTVFEILSNSRRRFMLSYLNEHDGPVDLMELANEIAAWENETTVDELTDKQSKRVYVSVYQTHVPKLEATGLIDYDSDSGLIELSERASEIDRYMPDEESERPWHRYYVGLAIASAVFYGAVALGVPVLEQLTTAGAGVVVVVAFAVLSGYHYFKRDKKASIVEEMPVEDRS; this is translated from the coding sequence ATGTCAGAAACCGAGGGAGGTGAGTTGACGCAGGACACAGTCTTCGAAATCCTCAGCAACTCACGGCGCCGATTCATGCTCTCGTACCTCAACGAGCACGACGGCCCCGTGGACCTCATGGAACTCGCGAACGAGATCGCGGCCTGGGAGAACGAAACGACCGTGGACGAGCTCACGGACAAACAGTCCAAGCGCGTCTACGTGTCGGTCTACCAGACGCACGTCCCGAAGCTGGAAGCAACCGGACTCATCGATTACGACTCCGACTCCGGGCTCATCGAGCTGTCGGAGCGGGCGAGCGAGATCGATCGGTACATGCCCGACGAGGAGTCGGAACGACCGTGGCATCGATACTACGTCGGCCTTGCGATAGCCTCGGCGGTGTTCTACGGTGCTGTCGCTCTCGGCGTTCCGGTCCTGGAGCAACTGACCACGGCTGGTGCGGGCGTCGTCGTGGTCGTGGCGTTCGCGGTCCTTTCGGGGTATCACTACTTCAAGCGGGACAAAAAGGCCAGCATCGTCGAGGAGATGCCAGTGGAGGACAGATCATGA
- a CDS encoding YbhB/YbcL family Raf kinase inhibitor-like protein produces the protein MLEFTSPAFDHGARIPRDYGYTERNVNPELRISGSPADATSLALIVDDPDAVEPAGKIWDHWVVWNIDPDRDHIPEGWEPTTAEEGRNDFGETGYGGPNPPDREHTYRFELYALDDDLDLASSATATDVRDAAEGHVLDDARLEGTYAP, from the coding sequence ATGCTCGAATTCACCAGTCCCGCGTTCGACCACGGCGCGCGCATTCCGCGCGATTACGGTTACACGGAACGGAACGTCAACCCGGAACTACGCATCTCCGGCAGCCCAGCGGATGCAACGTCGCTGGCGCTCATCGTCGACGACCCGGACGCCGTCGAACCAGCCGGGAAGATCTGGGATCACTGGGTGGTCTGGAACATCGACCCGGACCGCGACCACATCCCGGAAGGCTGGGAGCCGACGACGGCCGAGGAAGGCCGGAACGACTTCGGGGAGACCGGATACGGCGGCCCGAACCCGCCGGACCGAGAACACACCTACCGGTTCGAACTGTACGCGCTCGACGACGACCTCGACCTCGCCAGTTCGGCGACGGCGACCGACGTCCGCGACGCCGCCGAAGGCCACGTGCTCGACGACGCCCGACTCGAAGGGACCTACGCACCCTGA